Proteins from a single region of Segatella copri:
- the gyrB gene encoding DNA topoisomerase (ATP-hydrolyzing) subunit B, protein MAENQNNANNYSASNIQVLEGLEAVRKRPAMYIGDISEKGLHHLVNETVDNSIDEAMAGYCTDIEVTINEDNSITVEDNGRGIPVDMHEKLHKSALEVVMTVLHAGGKFDKGSYKVSGGLHGVGVSCVNALSTHMLSQVFRGGKIYQQEYEKGKPLYPVKVVGETNKRGTRQQFWPDPTIFTHTVYKWDIIANRMRELAFLNAGIKITLRDLRPDEEGKTKEQVFHAKDGLKEFVRYVDRHRTHLFDDVIYLKTEKQGIPIEIAVMYNTDYSENIHSYVNNINTIEGGTHLTGFRMALTRTLKAYAEADPTISKQIEKAKVEIAPEDFREGLTAVISIKVAEPQFEGQTKTKLGNSEVQGAVQQAVNEALSDYLEEHPDEAKRICEKVVLAATARIAARKARESVQRKNFMTGGGLPGKLADCSMKDPKECEIFLVEGDSAGGSAKQGRDRFRQAILPLRGKILNVEKVQWHKVFEAESVMNIIQSIGVRFGVDGEDSKEANTDKLRYDKIIIMTDADVDGSHIDTLIMTLFYRFMPKVIEEGHLYIATPPLYKCTYRSKVSEYCYTEQQRQAFIDKYGDGLEDKNIHTQRYKGLGEMNPEQLWETTMDPSTRLLKQVTIENAAQADEIFSMLMGDDVEPRREFIEQNATYANIDA, encoded by the coding sequence ATGGCAGAAAATCAAAACAACGCAAATAATTACTCTGCGAGTAACATTCAGGTTCTGGAAGGCCTGGAAGCTGTTCGCAAACGTCCGGCGATGTATATTGGTGACATCTCCGAAAAGGGTCTTCATCATTTGGTAAACGAAACTGTAGACAACTCTATTGACGAAGCAATGGCGGGTTACTGTACCGACATCGAAGTTACCATCAACGAAGACAACTCTATCACCGTAGAAGATAATGGTCGTGGTATCCCTGTGGATATGCACGAGAAACTACATAAATCAGCCCTCGAAGTCGTTATGACCGTGCTTCACGCAGGTGGTAAGTTCGACAAGGGTTCTTACAAGGTATCTGGCGGTTTACATGGTGTGGGTGTAAGTTGTGTGAATGCACTTTCTACCCACATGTTGTCACAGGTGTTCCGTGGCGGCAAAATCTACCAACAGGAATATGAGAAGGGTAAGCCTCTCTATCCGGTTAAGGTGGTAGGTGAAACCAACAAGCGCGGTACACGACAGCAGTTCTGGCCAGATCCAACCATCTTTACTCACACTGTCTATAAGTGGGACATCATTGCCAACCGTATGCGCGAGTTGGCATTCCTCAATGCAGGTATCAAGATTACCTTGAGAGATTTGCGCCCTGACGAGGAAGGCAAGACCAAGGAGCAGGTTTTCCACGCTAAGGATGGTTTGAAGGAATTCGTCCGTTACGTAGACCGTCACCGCACTCATCTCTTCGATGATGTTATCTATCTGAAGACAGAAAAGCAGGGTATTCCTATCGAGATTGCTGTGATGTACAACACAGATTACTCTGAGAATATCCACTCATACGTCAATAACATCAACACCATTGAGGGTGGTACCCACCTGACTGGTTTCCGTATGGCGTTGACCCGCACCTTGAAGGCTTACGCAGAAGCTGACCCAACCATCTCTAAGCAGATTGAGAAGGCAAAGGTAGAAATTGCACCAGAAGACTTCCGCGAGGGTCTTACTGCCGTTATCTCCATCAAGGTAGCTGAACCTCAGTTTGAGGGACAGACCAAGACCAAGCTCGGTAACAGCGAGGTACAAGGTGCCGTTCAGCAGGCTGTAAACGAGGCTTTGTCTGATTATCTGGAAGAACATCCAGACGAGGCAAAGCGAATCTGCGAAAAGGTTGTTCTGGCTGCTACGGCCCGCATAGCTGCCCGCAAGGCACGTGAGAGTGTACAGCGCAAGAACTTCATGACAGGTGGTGGTCTTCCTGGTAAACTTGCCGATTGCTCAATGAAGGATCCTAAAGAATGCGAGATCTTCCTCGTCGAGGGTGATTCCGCCGGTGGTTCTGCCAAGCAGGGTCGCGACCGTTTCCGTCAGGCTATTCTCCCATTGCGTGGTAAGATTCTGAATGTAGAAAAGGTACAGTGGCACAAGGTATTCGAAGCTGAGTCTGTCATGAACATCATCCAAAGTATCGGTGTCCGCTTCGGTGTAGATGGCGAAGACAGCAAGGAGGCTAATACCGACAAGTTGCGTTACGACAAGATTATCATCATGACCGATGCCGACGTCGATGGTTCTCACATCGACACATTGATTATGACACTCTTCTATCGTTTCATGCCAAAGGTTATTGAAGAAGGCCATCTGTATATCGCTACCCCACCACTCTACAAGTGTACTTATCGCAGCAAGGTAAGCGAGTATTGCTATACAGAGCAGCAGCGCCAGGCATTCATCGACAAGTATGGAGATGGATTAGAAGACAAGAATATCCACACCCAGCGATACAAAGGTTTGGGTGAGATGAACCCAGAGCAGCTTTGGGAAACTACTATGGACCCATCTACACGCTTGCTCAAGCAGGTTACTATCGAGAACGCAGCCCAGGCTGATGAGATTTTCTCTATGTTGATGGGTGATGATGTAGAACCACGCCGCGAATTTATCGAGCAGAATGCCACATACGCAAACATTGACGCTTAA
- a CDS encoding glycoside hydrolase family 95 protein — protein sequence MKHLLISCLLLSAAGTLQAAPKSNIPPLKLWYNKPATAFEESLPIGNGKLGALIYGGANNDSIYLNDITLWTGKPVNREEGGDAYKWIPKIREALFKEDYKAADSLQLHVQGHNSEYYQPLAIINIKDANKGQFSNYKRELSLDNAMAALSYTREGIKYQREYFASHPDKMIAIRLTASQKKAINCDISLSSLIPHQVKASNKQLTITGHAMGKPENSTHFCSILSIKNQDGTITASDSTLHLQDVSEAVIYLVNETSYNGFDKHPVKEGAPYIEKVNDNAWHLVNYTYPELKQRHITDYQNIFNRAKFALKGAKFDNRRTTDQQLFDYTEKEEQNPYLEMLYFQYGRYLLISCSRTPGIPANLQGLWAPARKSPWRGNYTININLEENYWPAEVTNMSELVMPVDGLVKAMSVTGKYTAKHYYGIENGWCGGHNTDAWAMTNPVGTKKESPKWSNWNMGGAWLVQTLWDHYDYTRDKEYLRKTAYPLMKGAADFMLDWMIENPKKPGELITAPCTSPEAEYITDKGYQGCSFYGGTADLAILRELFKNTLKGAQILGIDQDYQAKLQDAINRLHPYQIGKRGNLREWYYDWDDQDWHHRHQAHLLGLHPFYQISLDKTPDLAAAAAKTLEIKGDFSTGWSTGWRISLWARLHRADKSYSMIRKLLNYVHPGNYNNPKNRPSGGTYPNLFDAHPPFQIDGNFGGTAGICEMLMQCDGETMHLLPALPKEWPAGEIKGIKARGNYEINLVWNGGKVSKASITSKNAGYLTVKYNGKQKALNFKVGETKLIK from the coding sequence ATGAAACATTTACTTATCTCTTGCCTATTACTCTCTGCAGCAGGCACACTTCAGGCTGCCCCGAAGAGTAATATTCCACCGCTGAAGCTTTGGTACAATAAGCCGGCTACAGCCTTTGAAGAATCGCTACCTATCGGTAACGGCAAGTTAGGTGCATTGATTTATGGTGGAGCCAACAATGACTCTATCTATCTCAACGACATCACCTTGTGGACAGGAAAGCCTGTCAATCGCGAGGAAGGAGGGGATGCCTACAAATGGATACCTAAGATTCGCGAGGCTCTGTTCAAAGAAGATTACAAGGCAGCCGATTCTCTACAACTGCATGTACAAGGACACAATTCAGAATATTATCAGCCACTTGCCATCATCAATATCAAAGATGCAAATAAAGGACAATTCAGCAACTACAAGCGCGAATTGAGCCTTGACAACGCTATGGCTGCATTGAGTTATACAAGAGAGGGAATAAAATACCAGCGAGAATATTTCGCATCACATCCGGACAAGATGATTGCTATTCGCCTGACAGCTTCCCAGAAGAAAGCCATCAACTGCGATATCTCTCTCTCCTCTCTAATCCCTCATCAGGTAAAAGCTTCCAATAAGCAGCTCACCATCACGGGGCATGCTATGGGAAAGCCTGAGAACAGTACCCACTTCTGCTCCATCCTCAGCATCAAGAACCAGGACGGAACCATTACAGCCTCTGATTCTACTCTCCATCTGCAGGACGTAAGCGAAGCGGTTATCTATTTAGTGAATGAAACCAGCTACAACGGATTCGACAAGCATCCTGTAAAAGAAGGAGCTCCATATATTGAAAAGGTTAACGACAATGCCTGGCACTTGGTCAACTATACCTACCCAGAGTTAAAACAGCGTCATATAACCGACTATCAGAACATCTTCAACCGTGCCAAGTTTGCACTCAAGGGAGCTAAGTTCGACAACAGACGAACCACCGACCAGCAACTCTTTGATTACACAGAGAAAGAAGAGCAAAACCCTTACCTGGAAATGCTATACTTCCAATATGGAAGATATCTTCTGATCAGCTGTTCGAGAACTCCAGGCATTCCTGCCAATCTTCAGGGTCTTTGGGCTCCGGCACGAAAATCTCCTTGGCGTGGAAACTACACCATCAACATCAACCTGGAAGAAAACTATTGGCCAGCAGAAGTTACCAATATGTCTGAACTAGTAATGCCTGTAGACGGACTGGTGAAAGCCATGTCTGTAACAGGAAAATATACAGCAAAGCACTATTATGGAATTGAAAATGGCTGGTGCGGTGGACACAACACTGATGCATGGGCGATGACAAACCCAGTTGGAACCAAGAAAGAAAGTCCTAAGTGGAGCAACTGGAACATGGGAGGTGCCTGGCTTGTACAAACCTTATGGGATCACTACGATTACACCCGCGATAAGGAATATCTGCGCAAGACAGCCTATCCATTGATGAAAGGTGCTGCAGACTTCATGCTTGACTGGATGATAGAGAACCCAAAGAAGCCGGGCGAACTGATTACTGCCCCTTGCACTTCACCTGAGGCTGAATATATCACCGACAAGGGCTATCAAGGCTGTAGTTTCTATGGAGGTACCGCCGATCTTGCCATCTTGAGAGAATTGTTTAAAAATACACTCAAAGGTGCTCAGATTCTCGGTATTGATCAAGATTATCAGGCAAAGTTACAGGATGCAATCAATCGTCTCCACCCTTATCAGATAGGAAAGCGTGGCAACCTGAGGGAATGGTATTACGATTGGGATGACCAGGATTGGCATCATCGCCACCAGGCACACCTTCTCGGTTTACACCCATTCTATCAGATTTCATTAGATAAGACTCCTGATTTAGCTGCAGCTGCTGCCAAGACTCTTGAGATAAAAGGAGACTTCTCTACCGGTTGGAGCACAGGATGGCGCATCAGTTTATGGGCTCGCCTGCACAGAGCAGACAAGTCATATTCTATGATCAGGAAATTGCTTAACTATGTACATCCGGGCAATTACAACAATCCGAAGAATCGCCCTTCAGGAGGAACCTATCCAAATCTCTTCGATGCTCACCCACCATTCCAGATTGATGGCAACTTCGGAGGCACAGCAGGTATATGCGAGATGCTGATGCAATGCGATGGCGAGACTATGCATCTTCTTCCTGCTCTACCCAAAGAATGGCCTGCAGGCGAAATTAAGGGTATCAAAGCACGAGGTAACTACGAGATTAATCTCGTATGGAACGGAGGAAAGGTCAGCAAAGCTTCCATCACCAGCAAGAATGCCGGATACCTGACCGTCAAGTATAATGGTAAGCAGAAAGCATTAAATTTCAAGGTTGGCGAAACAAAACTCATAAAATAG
- a CDS encoding alpha-L-rhamnosidase N-terminal domain-containing protein gives MRYFTILIFTTLWVLNSYAQEFGTHWVSYPFPNDSSEILYRKIYHLDQKPLKAEINMASGGNTRLYINERNATPSIFSEGARDSILLMQTIDISRYLKQGENIIAVWYAPGRIRNKSKQLSLEFHGWYTDSVPFYHKADETWWCKTLKGGSYNEKEHFDNRIYTTEWKSAEYQSAGWVHPTGAFKDSTNYIFVDQLPYLTQNKLQMVLEPYQEEFDHQGCRIDFGRPFRGTIRLTIRNASKGTTLHINGNQYVCSGEMDEQAYYRFHAEHQKDFVITWDKGFRRSNITNIEGLEISE, from the coding sequence ATGAGATATTTTACAATTCTCATCTTTACAACTCTCTGGGTGCTGAATTCCTATGCACAAGAATTCGGTACCCATTGGGTATCATATCCATTCCCCAACGATTCTTCTGAGATATTATACAGGAAAATCTATCATCTTGATCAAAAGCCTTTAAAGGCTGAGATAAACATGGCAAGTGGAGGAAATACCCGCCTATACATCAACGAAAGAAATGCTACGCCAAGCATTTTCAGCGAAGGAGCCAGAGACAGCATCCTTCTGATGCAAACCATAGATATCTCCAGATATCTGAAACAGGGCGAAAATATTATTGCGGTCTGGTATGCACCAGGAAGAATAAGAAATAAGAGCAAACAACTCTCGCTGGAATTTCATGGCTGGTATACAGACTCTGTTCCTTTTTATCATAAAGCAGACGAAACATGGTGGTGCAAAACCCTGAAGGGTGGCAGTTACAACGAAAAAGAACACTTTGACAATAGAATATACACAACTGAGTGGAAATCGGCAGAATACCAATCTGCAGGATGGGTTCATCCGACAGGTGCTTTCAAAGATTCAACAAACTATATCTTTGTAGACCAGCTGCCATACCTCACCCAGAACAAGCTTCAAATGGTATTAGAACCATACCAGGAGGAATTTGATCATCAAGGATGCCGTATAGACTTCGGACGTCCGTTCCGCGGAACCATCAGGCTCACGATACGCAATGCCAGCAAAGGAACAACACTTCATATTAACGGAAACCAATATGTATGCAGTGGCGAAATGGACGAGCAAGCCTATTACCGTTTCCATGCTGAGCATCAAAAAGATTTCGTGATAACTTGGGATAAAGGCTTCAGAAGAAGTAATATCACAAATATAGAAGGATTAGAGATTTCGGAATAA
- a CDS encoding DUF3109 family protein — protein sequence MKKDELRILQVGNVLVSPDIITEKFCCDLDACKGECCIEGDAGAPVTLDEIMEIENALDVVWDDLSASAQAIIDKQGVAYTDIEGDLVTSIVNGKDCVFTCYQDLKDLGDGHTIPNCCLCALERAYREGKSKFKKPISCALYPIRAKDFGNEVYGINYNKWRICKDAIKKGEELKLPVYKFLEGPLVEKFGKEWYDELCEVAEQVLAELKD from the coding sequence ATGAAGAAAGACGAACTGCGTATTCTGCAGGTGGGCAACGTATTGGTTTCACCTGATATTATCACCGAAAAATTCTGTTGCGACCTTGATGCCTGCAAGGGCGAGTGCTGCATCGAAGGTGATGCGGGAGCTCCTGTTACCTTGGATGAGATTATGGAGATTGAGAATGCGCTGGATGTAGTTTGGGATGATCTCTCGGCTTCTGCCCAGGCTATCATAGATAAGCAGGGCGTGGCTTATACCGATATTGAAGGCGATTTGGTGACGAGCATCGTGAATGGTAAGGATTGTGTGTTTACCTGCTATCAGGACTTGAAAGATTTAGGTGATGGACATACGATTCCGAATTGTTGTCTCTGTGCCTTGGAGCGTGCTTATCGCGAAGGAAAGTCGAAGTTTAAGAAGCCTATCTCCTGTGCTTTGTATCCAATCCGTGCCAAGGATTTCGGCAACGAGGTGTATGGCATCAACTATAACAAGTGGCGCATCTGCAAGGATGCCATCAAGAAGGGAGAGGAGTTGAAGCTTCCGGTTTATAAGTTCCTGGAGGGTCCGCTGGTAGAGAAGTTCGGCAAGGAATGGTATGATGAGCTTTGTGAAGTGGCAGAGCAAGTGCTTGCCGAATTGAAAGACTAA
- a CDS encoding uracil-DNA glycosylase encodes MNVKIEESWKRHIGEEFDKQYFVDLTNFVKEEYLRTPCYPPGRLIFNAFNLCPFDDVKVVIIGQDPYHEPGQAMGLSFSVPDGITFPPSLINIFKEIQMDLGTPMPATGDLTRWAKQGVLLLNATLTVRAHQAASHQRKGWEEFTDAAIQALSKDKDHLVFILWGGYARSKAKLIDTSKHLILESVHPSPLSANRGGWFGNHHFSRCNAYLQQNGITPIQW; translated from the coding sequence ATGAACGTAAAGATAGAAGAAAGTTGGAAACGGCATATAGGAGAAGAGTTCGACAAGCAGTATTTTGTTGACCTCACAAACTTCGTGAAAGAGGAATACCTGCGTACGCCCTGTTATCCTCCTGGCCGCTTGATTTTCAATGCCTTCAATCTCTGTCCTTTTGATGATGTGAAGGTAGTGATTATCGGACAGGACCCATACCATGAGCCGGGTCAGGCGATGGGACTGAGTTTCTCTGTGCCGGACGGAATCACTTTCCCACCATCATTGATTAATATATTCAAGGAGATTCAGATGGATCTCGGTACTCCGATGCCAGCCACGGGCGATTTAACCCGCTGGGCAAAGCAGGGAGTATTGTTGCTCAATGCCACGTTGACCGTTCGTGCCCATCAGGCGGCGAGTCATCAGCGCAAGGGCTGGGAGGAATTCACAGATGCTGCTATCCAGGCGCTCAGCAAGGACAAGGATCACCTGGTGTTTATCCTTTGGGGCGGTTATGCCCGGAGCAAGGCGAAGCTCATCGATACAAGCAAGCATCTGATATTGGAAAGCGTTCATCCTTCGCCATTATCAGCCAACAGAGGCGGATGGTTTGGCAATCATCATTTCTCCCGCTGCAATGCGTATCTGCAGCAGAACGGAATTACGCCTATCCAATGGTAG
- the gpmI gene encoding 2,3-bisphosphoglycerate-independent phosphoglycerate mutase, whose amino-acid sequence MAKKALLMILDGWGIGKHDKGDVIFKTPTPYLDYLTAVSAHSTLQTCGEDVGLPKGQMGNSEVGHLNIGAGRVVYQDLVKINKACESGDILKNQEIINAYSYAQKTGKKLHLMGLTSTGGVHSSLDHLFKLIEIGKEYGLKETYVHCFMDGRDTDPKSGKGFIEEVQACCDKNGAHIASIVGRFYAMDRDKRWNRVKEAYDLLVEGKGKQADDMVKAMQESYDEDVTDEFIKPINNSKVDGTIQEGDVVIFINYRNDRAKELTQVLTQQDMPEEGMYTIKDLQYYCMTPYDASFQGVHILFPKENVMNTLGEYLSAQGKKQLHTAETEKYAHVTFFFNGGRETPYEGEDRILVPSPKVATYDLKPEMSAYEVKDKLVGAINTQEYDFIVVNFANGDMVGHTGIYNAIAKAVHAVDNCVKDVIEAAKANDYEAIIIADHGNADHAINEDGTPNTAHSLNPVPFIYVTDNNSATVKDGRLADVAPSILHIMGLEQPADMTGENLISDNK is encoded by the coding sequence ATGGCAAAAAAAGCTCTTTTAATGATTCTCGACGGATGGGGAATCGGTAAGCATGATAAGGGTGATGTTATCTTCAAGACTCCAACTCCTTATCTCGATTATTTGACAGCAGTTTCAGCACATTCTACTCTCCAGACTTGTGGCGAGGACGTTGGTCTTCCTAAAGGTCAGATGGGTAACTCTGAGGTTGGTCACCTCAACATCGGTGCTGGTCGTGTGGTATATCAGGACCTCGTTAAGATCAACAAGGCTTGCGAGAGCGGTGATATCTTGAAGAATCAGGAGATCATCAACGCTTACAGCTATGCTCAGAAGACTGGTAAGAAACTCCACTTGATGGGCTTGACTTCTACCGGTGGTGTTCACTCTTCTTTGGATCACCTCTTCAAGTTGATTGAGATTGGTAAGGAATATGGTTTGAAGGAGACATACGTTCACTGCTTCATGGATGGCCGTGATACAGACCCTAAGAGCGGTAAGGGCTTCATCGAGGAGGTTCAGGCTTGCTGCGACAAGAACGGTGCACACATCGCAAGCATCGTAGGTCGTTTCTATGCTATGGATCGTGACAAGCGCTGGAACCGTGTGAAGGAAGCATACGACTTGCTCGTTGAGGGTAAGGGTAAGCAGGCTGACGATATGGTGAAGGCAATGCAGGAGAGCTATGATGAGGACGTAACAGACGAGTTCATCAAGCCAATCAATAACTCTAAGGTTGACGGTACTATCCAGGAGGGTGATGTTGTTATCTTCATCAATTACCGTAACGACCGTGCCAAGGAGTTGACACAGGTATTGACTCAGCAGGATATGCCAGAGGAAGGTATGTACACCATCAAGGACTTGCAGTACTACTGCATGACTCCATACGATGCTAGCTTCCAGGGTGTTCACATCCTCTTCCCTAAGGAGAACGTAATGAATACCCTCGGTGAGTACTTGAGTGCACAGGGCAAGAAGCAGCTCCACACTGCAGAGACTGAGAAGTATGCTCACGTAACATTCTTCTTCAATGGTGGTCGTGAGACTCCATACGAGGGTGAGGACCGTATCCTGGTTCCTTCTCCAAAGGTAGCTACATACGACTTGAAGCCAGAGATGAGCGCTTACGAGGTAAAGGATAAGTTGGTTGGTGCTATCAACACACAGGAGTACGACTTCATCGTTGTAAACTTCGCTAATGGTGATATGGTAGGTCATACAGGTATCTACAACGCTATCGCTAAGGCTGTTCACGCTGTTGACAACTGCGTAAAGGACGTTATCGAGGCTGCTAAGGCTAACGATTATGAGGCTATCATCATCGCTGACCACGGTAATGCAGACCACGCTATCAACGAGGATGGTACCCCAAATACCGCTCACTCTTTGAACCCAGTTCCATTCATCTACGTAACTGACAACAATTCAGCTACTGTAAAGGATGGTCGTTTGGCAGACGTAGCTCCTTCTATCCTCCATATCATGGGCTTGGAGCAGCCTGCAGATATGACAGGTGAGAACTTGATTTCTGACAACAAGTAA
- a CDS encoding winged helix-turn-helix domain-containing protein: protein MNSNSKLKIAWMVCGVAIALLFCTQAYWLHLQCQYSLDQQVEQFKKDCDEVLAQDLKNRKKLQENSSTKGRRDTIMLKVESEYDMKKGCSRTTLSFWNNHRFLVRLNDPDLTGDDAYLIISRYLAYIGKHPSLAYYQRLLDDKGYGKISFFRHLAYKTVFLNAKYDAEGRWSRVVTVKYQTNPMFRQGISFQVPIPITRTLKAMMWQLIGSVFLFFILIGCLYYLVKTIVFQKRIDGIRHEFLKNMIYELKQPKEDGKGEESAVFIGSIAFYYAQNELLCGNSRVVITSRQAEILKLLAENQNQLVERDFILNEVWGDDSYSNSLALNVQITYLRRALNLDEKVSIEAVIKKGYILRTC, encoded by the coding sequence ATGAACAGTAACAGTAAGCTGAAAATAGCATGGATGGTATGTGGAGTAGCAATCGCATTGTTGTTCTGCACGCAGGCTTATTGGCTCCATCTTCAATGTCAATATAGCTTAGACCAGCAGGTAGAGCAATTCAAGAAGGATTGTGATGAAGTGTTAGCGCAAGATTTGAAGAATAGAAAAAAGTTGCAGGAGAATTCATCTACGAAAGGTAGAAGAGATACGATTATGCTCAAGGTAGAATCTGAATATGATATGAAGAAGGGATGTAGCCGTACAACGCTTTCTTTTTGGAACAATCACCGCTTTCTTGTCCGTTTGAATGATCCTGATCTTACGGGTGATGATGCTTATCTCATCATTAGCAGATATCTGGCTTATATAGGTAAGCATCCCTCGTTGGCTTATTATCAAAGATTACTGGATGATAAGGGATATGGGAAGATATCCTTTTTTCGTCATCTGGCTTACAAGACCGTCTTCCTGAATGCAAAATATGATGCCGAAGGCAGATGGTCACGTGTGGTGACGGTGAAGTATCAGACGAACCCAATGTTTCGCCAAGGTATTTCTTTTCAGGTGCCCATTCCTATTACTCGAACGCTCAAAGCCATGATGTGGCAATTGATAGGAAGCGTCTTTCTCTTTTTCATCTTGATAGGATGTCTGTATTACCTGGTTAAGACCATAGTCTTCCAAAAGCGCATTGATGGCATTCGCCATGAGTTCCTGAAGAATATGATTTATGAGTTGAAGCAACCGAAAGAAGACGGCAAAGGTGAAGAATCAGCTGTTTTTATCGGTTCCATTGCTTTCTACTATGCGCAGAATGAACTGCTATGTGGTAATTCCAGAGTGGTCATCACATCTCGTCAAGCTGAAATTCTGAAGCTTCTTGCCGAGAACCAGAACCAGCTTGTAGAGCGGGATTTCATACTGAATGAAGTATGGGGTGATGACTCATACTCCAATTCCCTAGCCCTGAACGTGCAGATTACCTATCTTCGCAGGGCATTGAACCTGGATGAAAAGGTAAGTATCGAAGCTGTCATCAAAAAGGGATATATCCTGCGAACCTGTTGA
- a CDS encoding GLPGLI family protein, with product MKKVLLIAWLALYACMLQAQTVNLFDESSIGMGDSIDQVKYQVVYDAEYIYEKKYTKTDTLIGRIEEKMLLQIGNKYSAFYSYPIFQRDSTISANMAKGIPVNFSGNGGQINWKVYKNYPEQGKTAYLDFFAADRYLCIETMEPIDWQLTDSIDSICGYECHQAIAKFKGRTWIAWYTEDIPIDNGPWKLSGLPGLILKAHDSENDYGFTAVGLTTGKGSIPIYYKGKTFEPIDRKSLTSIYKKYYADPIGYLLQDGKYAAIVKIKDEKGNILKHSKRAEPYNPIER from the coding sequence ATGAAAAAGGTATTATTAATAGCATGGCTTGCATTATATGCTTGCATGCTCCAAGCTCAAACAGTAAACTTGTTCGATGAATCAAGCATTGGCATGGGAGATTCCATTGATCAGGTAAAGTATCAGGTAGTATATGATGCCGAGTATATTTACGAAAAGAAATATACCAAGACCGACACCCTCATTGGCCGCATCGAAGAGAAAATGCTCTTGCAGATTGGCAACAAGTATTCCGCATTCTACAGTTATCCGATATTCCAAAGAGACTCTACCATCTCCGCAAATATGGCAAAAGGAATACCTGTCAATTTCTCCGGTAATGGCGGACAGATTAATTGGAAAGTATATAAGAACTATCCAGAACAGGGCAAGACTGCCTATCTCGATTTCTTTGCTGCTGACAGATATTTGTGCATTGAAACGATGGAACCGATAGACTGGCAACTCACAGACAGCATCGATTCCATCTGCGGTTACGAGTGCCACCAGGCAATTGCCAAGTTTAAGGGTAGAACATGGATAGCTTGGTACACGGAAGACATCCCTATTGACAATGGTCCCTGGAAACTGAGCGGACTGCCGGGATTGATACTCAAGGCTCACGACTCCGAGAACGATTATGGATTTACAGCTGTAGGACTCACAACAGGAAAAGGCTCCATACCTATCTATTATAAAGGTAAGACTTTCGAACCTATCGACCGCAAATCATTGACCTCCATTTACAAAAAATACTATGCCGATCCAATCGGTTATCTGCTTCAAGATGGCAAGTATGCTGCAATAGTAAAGATCAAGGATGAAAAAGGAAATATCCTGAAGCATTCCAAGCGTGCTGAGCCATACAATCCGATTGAAAGATAA